In Dryobates pubescens isolate bDryPub1 chromosome 15, bDryPub1.pri, whole genome shotgun sequence, the following proteins share a genomic window:
- the TMEM213 gene encoding transmembrane protein 213, with product MKRFSRKPWAAFAALFFTSVLRFSCSAEAEDGSNVSSSMLTTEYEAPCLNVNFCPQAAVCCPTSVDDYGWIAAAVGWSLWFLTLILLCVDKITKLRPDEPKYLVA from the exons ATGAAGCGCTTCTCCCgcaagccctgggcagcctttgcaGCGCTCTTCTTCACCAGTGTGCTCCGGTTTTCCTGCTCAGCAG AAGCTGAAGATGGTTCCAATGTTTCAAGCTCTATGCTCACAACTGAGTACGAAGCACCATGTCTTA ATGTGAACTTCTGCCCacaagcagctgtgtgctgcccgACAAGCGTGGATGATTATGGGTGGATCGCAGCGGCTGTCGGCTGGAGCCTCTGGTTTCTGACCCTCATCCTGCTCTGTGTGGACAAGATCACGAAACTCCGCCCTGATGAACCAAAATACTTGGTGGCCTGA